The Persephonella sp. KM09-Lau-8 nucleotide sequence CAGAAGTTTCAGAAGGTAACCTCCACCAGATGGAAGCAAAATATGGTCTGATTGTAAAAGACATAACACCAAATCTGGTAGAGAGATACAGAATTCCTAAAGTTCCTTATGGTGTATTTGTGTTAGGTGTTAAATATGGTTCTATTGCTGATGAAGCAGGCATCAGGACAGGGGATGTTATTCTGACTGTAAACAAAAAACCTGTAAAAACAGTTAGAGATTTCTGGAAAGAAATTAAAAAAGCTGAGAAAAAAGGAGCAGATAGCGTATTACTATTTATCAGAAGAGGAGATGCAACCATCTACACTGTAATGCCTGTTATTAAATCCAAAAAATAATCCACTGGCCTCCCTTTGTGGGAGGCTTTATAATATTCAAACTATGATCGGATTATACGGCGGAAGTTTTGACCCTGTTCATATAGGACATCTGCGAATAGCTGAGGATATAAGGGAGTATTTTTCTCTTGAAAAGATAATTTTTATCCCTGCTTATCACTCTCCTTTAAAAGACCCAAGCAAAGCCTCTCCCCAGGATAGACTTAATATGCTTAAAATATCTATTGAAGATAATCCTTATTTTGATATTGACGACATAGAAATCAAACGTAAAGGTAAATCCTATACTATTGATACAATAAACATTTACAGAGAAAAATTAGGTTATTATCCATTCTTCATAGTTGGAACAGACGCATTTTTAACACTTGATAAATGGAAAAACCCAGAAGAACTAATTAGAAACACAAATTTTATTGTTGTTGGAAGGGGAAAAGACAATTTTGAAACGATAGTTAATTTTGTAAAAAGCAAATTTCCTGAAATGGAGATAAGAGATAATAATCAACTTGATTCTAAAAAATCAGGTGTAATTTATTTCTTTAGTAGCAGAAGAATAGATATATCTTCCACAGAAATTAGAAGTAGAATAAAAACAGGAAAATCTATAAAATATCTTGTCTTGCCACAGATAGAAAAATATATTTTAAATAAAAAACTATATAGGGGCTGAGAGTATGGGCATAGGATTTGAGACTGACATTCAAGAAAAGAAAAAAACTGAGATAGGCTTACCGGCAAAAGTAATAGTTTATAACGATGACTGGCATACCTTTGAAGAGGTAATCTATCAAATAATGAAAGCTACTAAATGTGACCTTGCAACAGCAGAAGCTTTAACTTGGGAAATACACACCAAAGGAAAAGCAGTTGTATTTGAAGGGGATTTAGAAGAAGCCCTCTATGTCCAGAATGTCCTTGAGGAAATAGACCTTTCTGTGGAAGTTTTAATCTAAAAATAAAAAAGCCCCGCTTAAGCGGGGCTTTTATCATTAATGAACTTTTTTGACCAGTTTATTGAAATGCAATCCTAAAACCACAAACCTCATTAATTGAACTAACAGATTTTTTCTATATTTCCACATTTTTTCCATCATTTCTCTTTTTTTGTCAGTAGCCATAGCTAATCCCTCCATTAGTTTTTAATTAAGGTATAAGTTTCCAACCAGGCTTAGCCTGGAGTTTGTAAAGGAATGCATGGTGTAAGAACCATTTGAACCAAGCACCTGCAAGTCCAATTTCTGCCACACAGTTATCAAGGTCTCTACCATATTCTGGGAAAGCAGCTCTATTTCTTGCAACAGGGTAAATACCAATAGTTACAGCTTCACCTGTCATAAGGTGGTGTTTAAGTGAAGCTACACAAAGACCTGGTGTTTCTGCCATTGATGCTGTGTGAGATGGTTCTTTACCTTCTATCATATCAACTATGTTTAAAGCTGCTGCTTTACCAGAAAGCTCAGCAGTATAACCTGTTCTTGGTGGAGCTGGTGCTATTGGTGAACCATCTGGAGCCTGAGATGGTCTTGATAATGGTCCTGGTGGTGCAAACGCAATACCTGCAGCAAATACATTTTTATAAAGTGGGTTCTGATATGTTCTTGGCCAGTCTGGACCATCAAGCTCATCATAAGGTTTTCCATAAACAGCATCAACTTTTACAAATCCTGCAGGGTTACACATCTTATCTGTTATATCATTTCCATCTTTGTCTATCCATTTAATAGGTTGAGCTTTAAACTGAGGTATTAACATTGCAAAGTCGTATTCAATTTCATTTTCATTTCCATCTACATCTATTGTATATATTTTGCTTTCATCAACCTGTTTAACATGAGATTTAATTTGCCATTTGATTCCATATTTTTCAAAGAGAAATCTAACCATTTCTTCACCGGTGAATATTTCACCGCCATATCTCATTTCAAGTCCATCGATACCAAAGTCCCCAAGGGCTGGTTCGTTTGAAACCCAGAGAATTTCAGCTCTATCTCTCAGCCCTCTATCAACAAGGTCATTGTGAACGTTTGCTATATATTCAAATGCAGCACCCTGACATGTAGCCGCACCATGTCCTGTTCCAATTACTATTTTTACTTTGTCTCCTTTTTCCATTCTTTGAATAAGTTCAAGGTAAGCAGCTGCTGCTTTTGTTGCGTGTGGTGGAGTACATATTGAGTGTGTATATCCTTTGTCTGGCCCCAGTCCTGGAGTTCCTTCAAAGTTCAGATATGGTCCTGTTGCCATAATAATGTAGTCATAATCTACATTTTTTGTTTCTCCATTTGGAAGTTCAACAACAACATATTGTTCGTCAGGGTGAACTTCTTTGGCAACACCATGAACCAGATTAATTCCCATTTTGTCATAGACAGGTTTCAGGTCGAACTGAACCTGGTCAGCAGTCATCTGGCCAACCCCCACCCAGACAAGAGAAGGAATATAAGTGAATTTTGGAACACGGGTAATAACTGTGATATCATGATTGCCCTTTCCTTTAAGGGCATCTGATAAAATGAGTGCCGCATAGTGCCCGGCAAATCCTGCCCCTACTACCACAATCTTTGCCATAATTAATCCTCCATTGATATATTTGGTCTTATATCAAATTATAAACCTAATTGTTAAATATTTGAATTGATTTACATTAATAAGTTTAGATTTATAAATGCTGGTTAACAATAACTAACTCAATATTAGGATAATAATCTTTTGACTAATTTCTCAACTTTTTCTTTTTTCCTATTTTATCTGCAATATCTATCAGGTTATATAAAATATCTTCATCCAGTGGATTCATAGTAACAGCCTTATAAAGAAATCTATAAGCTGTGTGAAACTCTCCTTTTAGTGCATATACTATTCCCAATATGTTATACATAGGAGCACCTTGATAGACAGATAATATATCTGGAGCAGAAATAAGAATATCTCCTGCTTTTCCTTCTTCAATAGCAGATTCCAGCTCTTTTACTAATTGTTGAATTTTATCTATATTTTCAGTAATTTCCTGAGCTTCCTGTTCAGTCAAGCCCTGTTCTGTTGAGGTTATTGATCTTGCCTTATCAAAAAATCCCATCATTACAAGTGTATTTATAAGTTTTTTCAAAGAAACCTGATTATGAAAAGATAAAAGAGCTTTTCTGTAATACTCTGAGGCATTATAAAAATCAAAATAATTGAAAAGTTTATCCCCTATCATTGTATATGCAGTTGAATATGCCAGATTTTCATTTTTATCCCAGCTTAAAGAAGAAAATATCTCTTTTTTCCAATCATAAATTTTTACGGCTTCTCTTAAAGCTTTACTCCTGAAAGAAGTATCAATAAAAGTATCTCTCAGATTAAAAGTTATAAATGTAAACTCTGCCAGTTTTAATCTAAGATTTTTTAGGTTTTTGTATAGAAACTCATAGAACTCGTAATCTTCATATTCTTCATTAAACTTTCCAAGCCTATCAAAGATCGATTTTTTAGTAACAACCCCCCATTCAGGTAATTCATCTTCAAGGGTTAATGCCTGTATAAGTGTATTTTCAGCTCCGTAATAATCAGAAAAATTTCTTATATCCTCATCATCTCCTATTTTTATTATCTCATTTGCATAAATAATATCTGCATCTGGATTGTCCTCTATTTCATCAATAAACTCTTCTATTGATGTATCTTCAAGCTCATTATCAGATGATAACCACAAAATATAGTCCTGAGAACTCTCATCTATTAATTTATTTTTTATCACAGCTTTGTTGTCTGAGCTGACATCTATTGTTCTTATTTTAGGATGAATTATTGCCACTTCTGGATCGGTGATAATAATTTCTTCAACTTCAGATAAATCATTCTCCAGTAGAGTTTTTATTGTTTTATCAGGAAATTTGCCTATTATACAGACTGTAAGCATATGAACCTCCTTATCCTTTTATTATCATTTTCGGATTGGCTTAATATCTTATTTAGCTAAACATTTATGTGAAAATACCGAACATATATAGCAGATCATTACCAGGGAAAGTTAAGGAAAATGGAAGAAACTACATATTCTCAAATAGAAGCTTTACTATCTATATTAGGTTCTGTAAAGCAAAAATTTCTTTTTCCTGAACTTCGAGGTTGGGCTGCTTCCCCTGATTTTATAAAAGAATTATTTAAAGTCTTGATGGAAAAAAGTTCCATAAAAAAGGAAATTACAATTTTAGAATTAGGTTCAGGTGCATCTACATACTTTATATCAAATCTGATAAAAAACCATAATATAAATGCTAAATTTATATCAGTAGACCATAGTATAGATTTTCTTAAGAAAACTCAAAAATACATATCTTTAGAAGGATTAGATAATTATGTAAAACTGATATTTGCTCCATTTAAATACCACGTTATTAATAATACAGAGTGGATATGGTATGACTCAGACAAGATAATTTCTGCTCTTTCAGATTCTAAAATTGATATTTTAGTTATAGATGGACCCCCTTATGATACACAACGTATGGCAAGATTTCCAGCTATTCCTTTATTAAAGGATTTCTTTTCTAAAGAATGCACCGTTCTTTTAGATGATTATTACAGAGAGGATGAACAAAAAGCTGTTGAATTATGGATGAAAGAACTTGAAAATGCAACCTTAGAAACAATACATACCGAGAAAGGAACAGCTAAAATAGAACTAAATGATTTCAAATATAAACCTTTGATTTCTATATGTACTCCTACATATAATAGAGCTCATTTTTTAAAGGAGAGTATTAATTCTGCAATTAGCCAGAACTACAAAAATATTGAAATTGTAATAGTTGATGACGGTTCTACAGACAATACTGAAGAGGTTGTAAAAGAAATAATGAATAAATCCCAAATACCTATAAAATACCATAAAAACCCTGAAAATAAAGGAAGACCTTATAGCAGAAATATGTGTATAAAACTTACCAGCGGTGAATATATCTTATGGCTAGATGATGATGATTTACTAAAGCCAGATGCAGTCTCTTCTTATGTTCAAGTCTTGAATCAATTTGATGATTTGGATGTTCTTTATTCTAATTTGGAAACTTTTGGAAGTGAAAATTTTCTATATAATTATAATGATTTCTACAAAGCAAACAGATTTCTATTAAGAACACAAATAGAAAATAACTCTATTCCCAACCCTGGAACAATGGTTAGAAAAGAAATTTACAATCAATATGGATTTTTTAATGAGGAATTTATTAGAGCTCAGGATTATGAATTCTGGGTAAGAATAGCAAAATATGCAAAATTTAAGCATACAAATAAAGCTCTTGTTAAATATAGAATTCATGAGGAAAATGTATCTGTAGGTTTACTTAAAATAGATACCTCTTTTGAATCTGTAATAAAAAGGAGATTCTTAAAATATTATTCTCTTAAGGAAATATTTGGAAATTTACCAGATCATATAGCAATATCAGATATTTCTATATTCTTAGATAAAGTCTTTGATTTATATAATGCAATTTTATACAGTTATTTATCTTATAAAATGGGCAATAAAGATTCTCTAAAACAGGCTTTTTTACTTTCAATGAAGGGTAACTACAAAGAAACAGTAGAGGTTATAAAAAGAGAGTTACAAGAAGTTTTTCCTAAAAAACAGATTAAAAATCTATTAAAAATATATAAGCTTTTTAAACTTGAAC carries:
- the nadD gene encoding nicotinate (nicotinamide) nucleotide adenylyltransferase; amino-acid sequence: MIGLYGGSFDPVHIGHLRIAEDIREYFSLEKIIFIPAYHSPLKDPSKASPQDRLNMLKISIEDNPYFDIDDIEIKRKGKSYTIDTINIYREKLGYYPFFIVGTDAFLTLDKWKNPEELIRNTNFIVVGRGKDNFETIVNFVKSKFPEMEIRDNNQLDSKKSGVIYFFSSRRIDISSTEIRSRIKTGKSIKYLVLPQIEKYILNKKLYRG
- a CDS encoding FAD-dependent oxidoreductase codes for the protein MAKIVVVGAGFAGHYAALILSDALKGKGNHDITVITRVPKFTYIPSLVWVGVGQMTADQVQFDLKPVYDKMGINLVHGVAKEVHPDEQYVVVELPNGETKNVDYDYIIMATGPYLNFEGTPGLGPDKGYTHSICTPPHATKAAAAYLELIQRMEKGDKVKIVIGTGHGAATCQGAAFEYIANVHNDLVDRGLRDRAEILWVSNEPALGDFGIDGLEMRYGGEIFTGEEMVRFLFEKYGIKWQIKSHVKQVDESKIYTIDVDGNENEIEYDFAMLIPQFKAQPIKWIDKDGNDITDKMCNPAGFVKVDAVYGKPYDELDGPDWPRTYQNPLYKNVFAAGIAFAPPGPLSRPSQAPDGSPIAPAPPRTGYTAELSGKAAALNIVDMIEGKEPSHTASMAETPGLCVASLKHHLMTGEAVTIGIYPVARNRAAFPEYGRDLDNCVAEIGLAGAWFKWFLHHAFLYKLQAKPGWKLIP
- a CDS encoding glycosyltransferase, with the translated sequence MLTVCIIGKFPDKTIKTLLENDLSEVEEIIITDPEVAIIHPKIRTIDVSSDNKAVIKNKLIDESSQDYILWLSSDNELEDTSIEEFIDEIEDNPDADIIYANEIIKIGDDEDIRNFSDYYGAENTLIQALTLEDELPEWGVVTKKSIFDRLGKFNEEYEDYEFYEFLYKNLKNLRLKLAEFTFITFNLRDTFIDTSFRSKALREAVKIYDWKKEIFSSLSWDKNENLAYSTAYTMIGDKLFNYFDFYNASEYYRKALLSFHNQVSLKKLINTLVMMGFFDKARSITSTEQGLTEQEAQEITENIDKIQQLVKELESAIEEGKAGDILISAPDILSVYQGAPMYNILGIVYALKGEFHTAYRFLYKAVTMNPLDEDILYNLIDIADKIGKKKKLRN
- a CDS encoding ATP-dependent Clp protease adaptor ClpS is translated as MGIGFETDIQEKKKTEIGLPAKVIVYNDDWHTFEEVIYQIMKATKCDLATAEALTWEIHTKGKAVVFEGDLEEALYVQNVLEEIDLSVEVLI
- a CDS encoding glycosyltransferase encodes the protein MEETTYSQIEALLSILGSVKQKFLFPELRGWAASPDFIKELFKVLMEKSSIKKEITILELGSGASTYFISNLIKNHNINAKFISVDHSIDFLKKTQKYISLEGLDNYVKLIFAPFKYHVINNTEWIWYDSDKIISALSDSKIDILVIDGPPYDTQRMARFPAIPLLKDFFSKECTVLLDDYYREDEQKAVELWMKELENATLETIHTEKGTAKIELNDFKYKPLISICTPTYNRAHFLKESINSAISQNYKNIEIVIVDDGSTDNTEEVVKEIMNKSQIPIKYHKNPENKGRPYSRNMCIKLTSGEYILWLDDDDLLKPDAVSSYVQVLNQFDDLDVLYSNLETFGSENFLYNYNDFYKANRFLLRTQIENNSIPNPGTMVRKEIYNQYGFFNEEFIRAQDYEFWVRIAKYAKFKHTNKALVKYRIHEENVSVGLLKIDTSFESVIKRRFLKYYSLKEIFGNLPDHIAISDISIFLDKVFDLYNAILYSYLSYKMGNKDSLKQAFLLSMKGNYKETVEVIKRELQEVFPKKQIKNLLKIYKLFKLEQLSKIDNFYENSFQNIYKKGLKKLETNKEEAKSFLRICLIMNPMDENLFNLYSNNFGEEEAKAIVNRIITPQNKYETEYFPEFKSLLKL